One genomic region from Verrucomicrobiota bacterium encodes:
- a CDS encoding transposase family protein, which yields MRNPTVYLKMRVLGAIDMAEGKTIRDRIKAVSKMTFTDEEGQPRQFTWSTISTWLCRYQKHGVTVMENKPRSDKGKLRKVSPEDILEALRTVRPKLHGKTPTRALLYRLCIEAGLLTRSQVAPNTFSRLVQQFEMLKPDQDCANKQRLAFAKAHANEMWQADTLYGPYVQLNGAPVQTRLIAFLDDASRVCCHGQFFPAENVDTLMESLRAAFYKRGVPRALYVDNGSIYSSKEILQICARVGCLLHHTPVRDGAAKGKIERFFRTVRDQFLARDLDLSSLDSLNRQFTHWVEEHYNAQIHSVLGISPLDRFALDRKWVRFLPPNEANDELFFVEEERHVRADNTFAFKSLRFEAPRHLPDRTVHIRFQRSRPTERVIVYYKGERMGEARLLDAVANDRKPLPPQLPTANS from the coding sequence ATGCGAAATCCCACCGTTTATCTGAAAATGCGCGTGCTCGGGGCCATTGACATGGCCGAGGGTAAAACCATCCGCGACCGGATCAAGGCCGTCAGTAAGATGACCTTCACCGACGAGGAGGGCCAGCCGCGCCAGTTTACCTGGAGCACCATCTCCACCTGGTTGTGCCGCTATCAAAAACACGGCGTCACCGTCATGGAAAACAAGCCCCGCTCCGACAAGGGCAAACTCCGCAAGGTCTCGCCGGAAGACATTTTGGAAGCCCTCCGCACGGTACGACCCAAACTTCACGGCAAAACGCCCACGCGCGCCTTGCTCTACCGGCTGTGCATTGAAGCGGGACTGTTGACCCGATCGCAAGTCGCGCCCAACACCTTCAGCCGGCTGGTCCAGCAATTTGAAATGCTCAAGCCGGATCAGGACTGTGCCAATAAACAGCGGCTGGCCTTTGCCAAGGCGCACGCCAACGAAATGTGGCAGGCCGACACGCTCTACGGGCCTTATGTCCAACTCAACGGCGCGCCGGTTCAAACCCGATTGATCGCTTTTTTGGATGATGCCTCGCGCGTCTGTTGTCACGGCCAGTTCTTCCCGGCCGAAAATGTGGACACGCTCATGGAATCACTTCGCGCCGCCTTCTACAAACGCGGGGTGCCGCGCGCGTTGTATGTGGACAATGGCTCCATTTACTCTTCCAAAGAGATCCTCCAAATCTGCGCCCGGGTCGGCTGCCTCTTGCATCACACCCCGGTGCGCGATGGCGCGGCCAAAGGAAAAATCGAACGGTTTTTCAGAACCGTGCGCGACCAGTTCCTGGCCCGCGATTTGGATTTGAGTTCCCTCGATTCTCTCAACCGCCAGTTCACCCACTGGGTCGAGGAGCATTACAACGCGCAAATTCATTCGGTCCTGGGCATCTCGCCGCTGGACCGTTTTGCGCTGGATCGCAAGTGGGTTCGCTTTCTCCCGCCCAACGAAGCCAACGACGAACTGTTCTTCGTCGAGGAAGAACGCCACGTCCGTGCCGACAACACCTTCGCGTTCAAATCGCTGCGCTTTGAAGCCCCGCGCCATCTGCCCGATCGTACCGTCCACATTCGCTTCCAGCGTTCACGCCCTACCGAACGGGTCATCGTCTATTACAAAGGCGAACGCATGGGCGAGGCCCGCCTGCTCGACGCCGTGGCCAACGACAGAAAACCGCTTCCACCTCAACTCCCAACTGCCAACTCCTAA
- a CDS encoding AAA family ATPase — MIRSHFGLQRNPFDPEALTLLAHQQEIFDILRVHAQQGGLCLVLGEPGTGKSVLKQSLLTHDPKRMITPVVNRTLHTYHNTLRILCEAFQIEFQGRDHHCERLLVQQAFSVHRAGKMLVPIIDDAHLMPADCLRKLRLLCEDFPRSHNLILIGQPPLLQSLSLSINEEIRSRITYSALLPRLAPETVEQFVLDQLDRAGLGHNTFTPEALALIVRSGEGLLRRSRNLCLGSLIEAVRDQTRIVDLKQVNRVLIQPHWRNDCDQPLT; from the coding sequence ATGATCCGCTCCCACTTCGGCCTCCAACGCAATCCCTTCGACCCGGAAGCCCTCACGCTGCTGGCCCACCAGCAGGAAATCTTCGACATCCTCCGCGTCCATGCGCAGCAGGGCGGCCTGTGTCTGGTGCTCGGCGAACCGGGCACCGGCAAAAGCGTGTTGAAACAATCACTGCTGACGCACGATCCAAAACGCATGATTACACCCGTCGTCAACCGCACGCTCCACACCTACCACAACACCTTGCGCATCCTCTGCGAAGCCTTCCAGATCGAGTTCCAGGGGCGTGACCATCACTGCGAACGCCTGCTGGTCCAACAAGCCTTCAGCGTTCACCGCGCTGGCAAGATGTTGGTGCCCATCATTGATGACGCCCATCTCATGCCCGCCGACTGTCTGCGCAAACTCCGCTTGCTCTGCGAAGACTTTCCCCGTTCCCACAACTTGATCCTGATCGGACAACCCCCGTTGCTTCAATCCCTGTCCCTGTCCATCAACGAGGAAATCCGCTCCCGCATCACCTACTCGGCGTTGCTGCCCCGGCTGGCTCCTGAAACGGTCGAACAGTTCGTTTTGGACCAACTCGACCGCGCCGGTTTGGGCCACAACACCTTTACCCCCGAAGCGCTCGCGCTCATCGTCCGCTCCGGGGAAGGACTGCTGCGCCGCAGCCGCAACCTGTGCCTCGGCTCGCTCATCGAAGCCGTCCGCGATCAGACCCGCATCGTGGACCTCAAACAAGTCAACCGCGTCCTCATCCAACCCCACTGGAGAAATGACTGTGACCAGCCACTCACTTAA